One window from the genome of Anopheles merus strain MAF chromosome 3R, AmerM5.1, whole genome shotgun sequence encodes:
- the LOC121596143 gene encoding rho GTPase-activating protein conundrum: MLSRIGTGGGHPGQQPSSAPPSPPAGSHHRGVVHQEVDDLDEYLSEYKLQAPTEPIAHYADGELEAEWLNSAGFPQLTKAFEEGHELSATELAPVISGLSSMHAEAVKQRVKALNRTVRGRTRNRSTKKPDIRDVFRDQDSSSTGTRSRSATPDSLDSLPGDDAWNTPPGNGHHHHHPHIPSFVSVFDGNGVVRPTPIRGKQHLRRTPSAPLRGSAELFRGSHIRCDIPIHNEGIELLNFQRLGTIHIPRIRSGSDPSCTIGPHAGQHISGTRSHTNLYNGSAVAVRRDNDDSGNSSSEQSPPSSPPRNSLLCSSVENSPLRSSYEPVSFESMIKQTSPSAADQWEQRPEAAREPCLDIDQISEGEQKRLQPLLWLELASLFDKNHVTLDKRKPFKRKRKEEGNVFGVSLNALVRRDQQVTGEDTTLVPLVLQAILAELAVRGAREEGILRVPGHKQKTEALYNEIEHNFYCKPEKIDPLIKKAGVHDLSALLKRWLRELPQPLLANDLVHLFYQTNVLPPHDQYKALAVLCQLLPHENRNTLRELLSFFRRVVELQDLNKMTQQNVATIIAPSFFPPRFVHPPDKNDIGAQVRMAAQCCHLTNVLITMSDSLWLVPQRLIEQGKMINKNGQPKRQLTRKAKNGSGSIIAINRSANSGGDFVFDTNHIHRLVI, encoded by the exons ATGGAGAACTGGAAGCAGAATGGCTCAATTCGGCAGGATTTCCACAGCTAACCAAAGCATTCGAAGAG GGTCACGAGCTGTCAGCGACAGAACTAGCTCCGGTCATCTCTGGTCTCTCGAGTATGCACGCGGAAGCGGTCAAGCAGCGCGTGAAGGCGCTCAACCGCACGGTACGCGGCCGCACGCGCAACCGATCGACGAAGAAGCCGGACATACGGGACGTATTTCGGGATCAAGATTCTTCCAGCACCGGTACGCGGTCGCGCAGTGCCACTCCGGACTCGCTGGACTCGCTGCCGGGTGACGATGCGTGGAACACGCCGCCGGGCAAcgggcaccaccaccaccatccacaCATACCGAGCTTCGTGTCCGTGTTCGATGGGAATGGTGTGGTGCGTCCGACACCGATCCGTGGCAAGCAACACCTGCGGCGCACACCGAGCGCCCCGTTGCGCGGTTCGGCGGAGCTGTTCCGTGGATCACACATCCGGTGCGACATCCCCATACACAACG AAGGCATCGAGCTGCTCAACTTCCAAAGACTGGGAACGATTCACATACCGAGGATTCGGTCCGGCTCGGATCCATCCTGTACGATCGG GCCCCACGCCGGTCAGCACATTTCGGGCACGCGCAGCCACACGAACCTGTACAACGGGTCGGCCGTGGCGGTCCGGCGGGACAACGACGACTCCGGCAACTCATCATCGGAGCAGAGCCCGCCCAGCTCGCCGCCGCGCAACAGTCTGCTCTGCAGCTCGGTCGAGAACTCGCCGCTTCGTTCGTCGTACGAACCGGTCAGCTTCGAGAGCATGATCAAGCAGACGTCCCCGTCGGCCGCGGACCAGTGGGAGCAGCGGCCGGAGGCGGCCCGCGAACCCTGCCTCGACATCGACCAGATATCGGAGGGCGAGCAGAAGCGGCTGCAGCCGCTGCTCTGGCTCGAGCTGGCCTCACTGTTCGACAAAAACCACGTCACGCTCGACAAGCGGAAACCGTTCAAGCGAAAGCGCAAGGAGGAGGGCAACGTGTTCGGCGTGTCGCTCAATGCGCTGGTGCGCCGGGACCAGCAGGTGACGGGCGAGGATACGACGCTCGTGCCGCTCGTGCTGCAGGCCATACTGGCCGAGCTGGCGGTACGCGGTGCCCGGGAGGAAGGCATTTTGCGAGTACCTGGCCACAAGCAGAAG ACCGAAGCCCTGTACAACGAGATCGAGCACAACTTTTACTGCAAGCCGGAAAAGATTGACCCACTGATCAAGAAGGCGGGAGTGCACGATCTCAGTGCGCTGCTCAAGCGCTGGCTACGGGAGCTTCCCCAGCCACTGCTGGCCAACGATCTGGTGCATCTTTTCTATCAAACGAACG TTCTACCTCCGCATGATCAGTACAAGGCGCTGGCGGTCCTCTGTCAGCTGCTGCCGCACGAAAATCGCAACACACTGCGCGAGCTGCTTAGCTTCTTCCGGCGGGTGGTGGAGCTGCAGGACCTCAACAAGATGACACAACAGAACGTGGCTACCATCATTGCGCCTTCGTTCTTTCCACCGAG ATTCGTACATCCACCGGATAAGAACGATATCGGTGCGCAGGTACGCATGGCCGCCCAGTGCTGCCACCTGACGAACGTGCTGATCACCATGTCCGACAGCTTGTGGTTGGTGCCGCAGCGTCTGATCGAGCAGGGCAAGATGATCAACAAAAATGGACAG CCAAAGCGTCAGCTAACGCGCAAAGCCAAAAACGGAAGCGGAAGCATCATCGCAATCAACCGAAGTGCGAACAGCGGCGGTGACTTTGTGTTCGACACCAACCACATCCACCGGTTAGTGATCTGA
- the LOC121596626 gene encoding hypertrehalosaemic prohormone has product MDTVKLFTVLLICASLMLITEAQLTFTPAWGKRSQGAMGINPLGSTFGQDACKTPVDSLLVIYRMIQAEAQKIVDCSQK; this is encoded by the exons ATGGATACCGTGAAGCTGTTCACCGTGCTGCTGATTTGTGCCTCTTTGATGTTGATCACCGAAGCTCAG CTGACCTTCACACCGGCCTGGGGCAAGCGGTCGCAAGGTGCGATGGGAATCAATCCGCTCGGCAGTACCTTCGGGCAGGACGCATGCAAAACACCGGTTGATTCGCTGCTCGTCATCTACCGGATGATTCAG GCCGAAGCGCAGAAGATTGTTGATTGCAGCCAGAAGTAG
- the LOC121596625 gene encoding venom protease-like: MGSRIDMRQPFRYASSVALCVILFVIATVRCDLEVGDPCIVQRTNEPGICRIVSECAPVIDDIRNRRGNPTKCGFIDRVQIVCCPQVGTTPAAATTPSTTPRNEHQRVAEKCAEYGQAVFSKEYVNSLTASEAKLQTIDKCGHTAVELIVDGELAKAREFPHMALIGFGEAPEIRYLCGGSLVSDRFILTAGHCLTSTNFGPATIVRLGELSLASSTDEAFPEDYDIAERIPHPEYKQTSHYNDIALIKLNRKVIFSPYARPICLPLQAAIPQKRAIATGWGAIGFGLEQSSSLLKVTLDMFRFEECKDQFEPTRKLRTGLNATTQMCAGSRNSTKDTCQGDSGGPLQVYNDANVYCTYTIIGVTSFGHNCGLAGVPAVYTTVYSYLSWIENLIF; encoded by the exons ATGGGCTCACGCATCGACATGCGGCAGCCGTTCCGGTATGCGTCATCGGTGGCgctttgtgtgattttgtttgtgattgCAACTGTACGCTGTGATTTAGAAG TGGGTGATCCGTGCATAGTGCAGCGTACGAACGAGCCAGGCATCTGCCGCATCGTGTCCGAGTGTGCACCCGTAATCGATGACATCCGCAATCGACGGGGAAACCCGACCAAGTGCGGCTTTATAGATCGTGTGCAGATTGTTTGCTGTCCGCAGGTGGGCACTACGCCTGCCGCAGCAACCACACCCTCCACCACACCACGCAACGAGCATCAGCGGGTTGCGGAAA AGTGTGCCGAGTATGGGCAGGCTGTGTTTTCGAAGGAGTACGTGAACTCGCTGACTGCTTCGGAGGCAAAGCTGCAAACGATCGACAAGTGTGGCCATACCGCGGTCGAACTGATTGTGGACGGTGAGCTGGCCAAAGCGCGCGAGTTCCCCCACATGGCACTGATCGGGTTCGGTGAGGCGCCGGAGATCCGATATCTGTGCGGTGGTTCGCTTGTGTCCGATCGTTTCATTCTAACTGCTGGCCACTGCCTAACTTCCACAAACTT CGGACCTGCCACTATCGTCCGGCTGGGAGAGCTTTCGCTCGCCTCCTCCACCGACGAAGCCTTCCCGGAGGATTACGACATCGCGGAACGCATCCCACACCCCGAGTACAAGCAAACGTCCCACTACAACGATATCGCACTGATTAAGCTAAACCGAAAGGTGATCTTCTCACCCTACGCACGCCCCATCTGCCTGCCGCTGCAGGCAGCCATCCCCCAAAAGCGTGCGATCGCAACCGGCTGGGGTGCGATCGGGTTCGGGCTGGAGCAAAGCAGCTCCCTCCTCAAGGTAACGCTCGACATGTTCCGCTTCGAGGAGTGTAAGGATCAGTTCGAGCCGACGCGCAAACTACGCACCGGTCTGAACGCTACCACGCAAATGTGTGCAGGTTCGCGCAACTCCACCAAGGACACGTGCCAGGGCGATTCCGGCGGACCGCTGCAGGTGTACAACGATGCGAACGTGTACTGCACCTACACCATCATCGGCGTTACCTCGTTCGGCCATAACTGTGGGTTGGCCGGGGTGCCGGCCGTCTACACCACCGTCTATTCGTATCTTTCATGGAtagaaaatttaatattttaa
- the LOC121596624 gene encoding crossover junction endonuclease MUS81 gives MPQIKCSITLEKEHSRSDASASQQQPNRRRISVRLKRPNPLFEMWLEEMIAKAEEKNTMGKMALQKALTSLRRYPLPLATGRDCIALMDFGKTICENLDRRLKAYLASGGRVVSDHTPAIEALLNDEQGEHYLELTRTVRREREEEVMVVAEETEPMEEAMPNDSIFDHVPGAAAGGDEFVRITHPKAILLVDTCETMGKSKSGLDRTLQELTQYGVEHEVRRLSVGDFAWIVRDDSGREFLLPYVVERKRMDDLASSIKDGRFHEQKFRLMQCGLPNVIYLIEHLGNNRQVGVPEGTLTQAAINTYVQGFTVKYTENHHHTVLYLSVMTNFLNNSLQNKLYLDVTNRPATEHAFEYRFSSQTVPLLSFEYFYKQSSKTRDTTVRDTFMKQLLQIRLLTIEKINAIVEKYPTPQSLFRAYERCPSETERQRLLNLPYGPTKRTIGDKLSKIIYQLMMSERYTS, from the exons ATGCCACAAATAAAGTGCAGTATTACACTAGAAAAGGAACACTCCAGGAGCGATGCATCCGCCTCGCAGCAGCAACCCAATCGGCGCAGGATAAGCGTCCGGCTCAAGCGACCGAACCCACTGTTCGAAATGTGGTTAGAAGAAATGATAGCCAAAGCGGAAGAAAAGAACACGATGGGTAAGATGGCGCTCCAGAAAGCACTCACCTCCTTGCGGCGCTATCCGCTTCCGCTGGCAACGGGCCGGGACTGTATAGCGTTGATGGATTTCGGCAAAACGATCTGCGAAAACCTCGATCGAAGGCTAAAGGCGTACCTTGCTAGCGGTGGGCGGGTAGTGTCCGATCATACGCCAGCAATTGAGGCTCTCTTGAATGATGAGCAAGGAGAACATTACCTGGAACTTACGCGCACAGTACGGCGAGAACGTGAGGAAGAGGTTATGGTGGTTGCCGAGGAAACAGAACCCATGGAGGAAGCCATGCCAAACGACTCCATTTTCGATCACGTCCCCGGTGCTGCGGCAGGAGGTGATGAATTCGTTCGCATAACGCACCCGAAAGCGATCCTGCTGGTAGACACGTGTGAAACGATGGGCAAATCGAAAAGTGGTCTAGATCGAACGCTACAGGAGCTGACGCAGTACGGCGTGGAGCACGAGGTACGGCGCTTGAGTGTGGGCGATTTCGCGTGGATCGTGCGGGACGATTCGGGCAGGGAGTTTCTGCTGCCCTACGTAGTGGAACGTAAGCGCATGGACGATCTGGCCAGCAGCATCAAAGATGGCCGGTTTCACGAGCAAAAGTTTCGCCTGATGCAGTGTGGCCTTCCCAATGTGATTTACCTGATTGAGCATCTTGGGAACAACCGGCAGGTCGGTGTACCGGAGGGAACGCTTACCCAAGCGGCAATCAACACGTACGTGCAGGGGTTCACCGTAAAGTACACGGAAAACCATCACCACACTGTCCTGTACCTTTCGGTGATGACAAACTTTTTGAACAATTCGCTTCAG AACAAACTTTACCTCGACGTTACTAACCGGCCCGCAACGGAGCACGCTTTCGAATATCGCTTCTCCAGTCAAACCGTTCCACTGCTTTCGTTTGAATATTTCTACAAACAATCGTCCAAAACACGCGACACCACCGTGCGGGACACGTTCATGAAGCAGCTGCTGCAAATTAGGCTGCTTACGATCGAGAAGATAAATGCCATCGTGGAGAAGTACCCAACGCCCCAGAGTCTGTTCCGCGCGTACGAACGGTGCCCGAGCGAGACGGAGCGTCAGCGCCTGCTGAACCTACCGTACGGACCGACGAAGCGTACGATCGGCGACAAGCTTAGCAAAATCATCTACCAGCTGATGATGAGTGAACGGTACACTTCGTGA